From Arachis hypogaea cultivar Tifrunner chromosome 3, arahy.Tifrunner.gnm2.J5K5, whole genome shotgun sequence:
CTGAGAGCTACTACCCACATCGTAGGTCGGCTGATCCATAGCTGAGACTGAACCAACTACATCCTCACCAACACCATGCTGAGTACCCTGATCATCAACGGAAGGTACTCTACCTCGAGCCCCTCCACGGCCGTCCCGCCCTGCCTGTCGTCTGCCTCTACGTCGAGGAACACGATAATCCGCCGCATCTCCATGATCAGCTCTAGGGATGTCCTTCTCCAAACGGTCAGCCAGCTCTCACCACTCTTGATCCGTGGTACGGGTGCCTATACGCTGACGCCGATCTACTCGCCTGTTATCTGGTCTGTCGTAAACGTGCACTCTAGGAGGTGCCTACGACGACCCTCTGTGACGAGCCTCCTCAGTCAACACAATCGGCCTAGGATCCTGAAATGCAACATCTGAGGATAGGAATCTGTGCGCCACACCCACCACTCCAGGTAGTCTGATGATGGACCGGGATCAAGGACTCGATCGACCCAGATGACTGAATGAAGCCGGTTCTCCCAATGCCGCGGAAGGATGCCACCGAAAAGAAGGGAACGCTGCTTCGCTCCGCTGGATGCGTCGGATCCCGTATAACAAGGGATCTTtttaacaacaaattcaaacatgTGGTCGCAAAATGCTATCCAGCTCTTTTGTTGCGTAGCAATAGAAGCCTGCTCATGCTGCTTTGGCGGCACTTTTTCGCCTTCTCTTCGCTCTGGACAGGAGCGCTAGTGGGCACGGGGAGGGAGCAGGCGAAGCGTGTCATTCGTAATGAACAGAAAGATACCACTACTTCGCCTCTTTGTTGGAGCGCCGGCGCGAACACAGTGGTATCTGACCAGGACCAGAAACTGATTCGAATTTGGATATTGACATGTCGGTGGTTTTTAACCGTGGGCATAATGCCAGGAAGTTATGCCACTCCCGATAATATGTGGGGAACCACCTGTCCCCACCCCTGCCATCCTTCGCATGTAGCCAATCTATGTTCAGAGCTGGCTCAGGGAGATGCTGAAGACCGCCAAACTGCGGTAGAATAACCCGGTCGACCTGATGCCACTCAATCGCAGCAAAATATATCAGTCTAGTGACGGCCGTCCATAGCCTATGGTGCTCGTCAGCTAGTATCTCCGGGTGAATAACAGCACCAACCTCGGCAGAAGAATAAGGCTCCCACACAAACTGTATCGAAATAGTAAGGGTTTCGTCAGACCACGATACTTAACATAAACCACTGAAACTAAGAGCAATAACTAAATAACTCACATCGTGGACACGCAATCGATCCAAGGAAAGGCGTGCAGACACTAATCTTTGATCCCCTGGATCGTTCCTCGGCAGAAACGTAGCCCATCTACAATTTTAATTGAAATCATGTCATAACTAGAAATAACACATAATGTTGATAAATTTGTGAACCAAAATAATAAACCGTACCTGGAGGCAAGAGGAAACCCAAATACATCAAACCCACTAGGCCTCAACGTGGAaaacctccagaaaatccaagacTGTAGAAGCTGTAGCGGCCCGGCCAAGTTAACAACGTTTCTGTTCGTCCCACAACAAAGACATCTATACAACCAGGCCAGTGCAGCCGAACCCCAGCTATATCTGCCCAAGTCGTCCAACGATGCCAAATAAGGCAACCAACGAAGGAGGACCCGATTTGCATTTTTGTTCGCAAACAGCTGAGACAACAATAGCATCAGAATATAAGCACGTGCGTATATACGCACGGTCTCATCAGTAGCATCTGTTGGGAGAAACTGGTACCTCTCATAGAACCATGTGTAGCACACTGTCATCTGCTTTACTTTACTCTGCGGAGGTAACTCCCCAAATAACTCACGGAACCACACCCATGCTGGTCTACCGTGCTCCATTAGATTCTCAAACTCAGTCAGGCACCCGCTGACAGGCTCATCGTCGATCGGCAAACCCAGCTGATATGCCACATCTTGCAAAGTAATACTGCACTCACCAAAGGGCATAtggaaggtgtgcgtctcaggacgccaccGCTCAATAAATGCGCTAAGGAGAGGCTCATCAACCTAGAACCACTGGCTGTTCAGCCTAGCCAAATGATACAATCCCGCCGTCTCCAGGTAGGGTATAATCCGGTCGTGTAAGGGCATATTTTGTTATCTCCTAACGCCGCTAATCACCCTAGCAGGCTGCAAAATGTGGGCAACAAAATCCCTCAACATACGACCATTACTAATAACATCAGatgtaatttataaaaaattattacaagccTCACATTGTTTTTCTTAATTCCCTAATTATAGTAATAACAGTGATTATAATAATAAGCGGTCCAATACTAACAAAATCTAAGAGTAACAATAATAACTACCATTATCAGAAAAGaggacaacaataataataataacaataaaactaCTAATACTATGCACTCAgaataacaacaaaaattaaatgtaaaaaaataattctacTAACAACAAccataataatatcaatatttatataactagtaataataataataataataataataataataataataataataataataataataataataataataactaacctCAGCGTCGATGTATCCAGCCACGTGAGCGACGCCATTTAGTCGGTACAAGCGATCCTCATCCTCCATGCTCCACCAACTAAACCTCTTTCCAACCTTCTTTACTTTCCACAGATTCTCTCAAATCAACAACCCCCAAATTTGCCTTGTGTCACAAATGATCCCTGAGAAGCTTCAGCGAATTATGTATTTATAGACCATCACACGTAAACCGTGGTAACCCATAGCGGTTTACGTTCACATCGCACTCTTCATAAACCATGGGAGCTTGCCACGGTTTACGCTTAGCTT
This genomic window contains:
- the LOC140182943 gene encoding serine/threonine-protein phosphatase 7 long form homolog, which encodes MPFGECSITLQDVAYQLGLPIDDEPVSGCLTEFENLMEHGRPAWVWFRELFGELPPQSKVKQMTVCYTWFYERYQFLPTDATDETVRIYARAYILMLLLSQLFANKNANRVLLRWLPYLASLDDLGRYSWGSAALAWLYRCLCCGTNRNVVNLAGPLQLLQSWIFWRFSTLRPSGFDVFGFPLASRWATFLPRNDPGDQRLVSARLSLDRLRVHDFVWEPYSSAEVGAVIHPEILADEHHRLWTAVTRLIYFAAIEWHQVDRVILPQFGGLQHLPEPALNIDWLHAKDGRGGDRWFPTYYREWHNFLALCPRLKTTDMSISKFESVSGPGQIPLCSRRRSNKEAK